In one Agathobacter rectalis ATCC 33656 genomic region, the following are encoded:
- the queA gene encoding tRNA preQ1(34) S-adenosylmethionine ribosyltransferase-isomerase QueA produces the protein MDVKDFDYDLPEELIAQDPLEDRSSSRLMVLDKKTGEVSHHVFKEIVKYLRPGDCLVLNNTKVIPARLFGVKEGTMAKIEILLLKRRQNDVWETLVKPGKKAKPGTKIIFGDGLLTGEVIDVVDDGNRLIQFSYEGIFEEILDKLGQMPLPPYITHQLKDKNRYQTVYAKYDGSAAAPTAGLHFTKELLQQVKDKGVDIAEVTLHVGLGTFRPVKVDNVLDHHMHSEFYMVSQEAADKINNAKKNGGRIISVGTTSTRTLEAASDENGMLKECSGWTDIFIYPGYSFKVIDCLITNFHLPQSTLVMLVSALAGREHVLNAYKEAVEERYRFFSFGDAMFITNDMHMDDEAAE, from the coding sequence ATGGACGTAAAAGATTTTGATTATGATCTTCCGGAGGAGCTGATAGCACAGGATCCTCTGGAGGACCGCTCCAGCTCAAGACTCATGGTGCTTGACAAGAAGACAGGAGAAGTCAGCCATCATGTGTTCAAGGAGATTGTTAAATATTTAAGACCGGGCGACTGCCTTGTGCTCAACAATACAAAGGTAATTCCTGCACGTCTTTTTGGCGTGAAGGAAGGCACTATGGCAAAGATAGAGATACTTCTTCTAAAGCGCAGACAAAATGACGTATGGGAGACTCTTGTAAAGCCGGGTAAAAAGGCAAAGCCGGGCACAAAGATTATATTTGGTGACGGACTTTTAACAGGTGAAGTAATAGATGTGGTTGATGATGGAAACAGGCTGATTCAGTTCAGTTATGAGGGTATTTTTGAGGAGATACTTGATAAGCTCGGACAGATGCCGCTACCTCCGTATATCACACATCAGCTAAAGGACAAGAACCGCTACCAGACAGTATATGCAAAGTATGATGGCTCGGCCGCTGCGCCTACTGCAGGACTGCATTTCACAAAGGAACTTTTACAGCAGGTAAAAGATAAGGGCGTAGATATTGCAGAGGTGACTTTACATGTGGGGCTTGGCACGTTTAGACCGGTAAAGGTGGATAATGTGCTTGATCACCATATGCATTCTGAGTTTTACATGGTGTCACAGGAGGCTGCAGACAAGATTAATAATGCAAAGAAAAATGGCGGCAGAATAATATCTGTCGGCACTACAAGCACCCGTACCTTAGAGGCAGCATCCGATGAAAACGGCATGCTAAAAGAGTGCAGCGGATGGACGGATATCTTTATTTATCCGGGATACAGCTTTAAGGTGATTGACTGTCTGATTACCAATTTCCATCTGCCGCAGTCTACACTTGTCATGCTTGTGTCAGCATTAGCAGGCAGAGAGCATGTCCTCAATGCATACAAAGAGGCTGTAGAGGAAAGATACAGGTTTTTCAGCTTTGGTGATGCGATGTTTATAACGAACGATATGCATATGGACGATGAGGCAGCTGAATAA
- a CDS encoding prephenate dehydrogenase/arogenate dehydrogenase family protein, with the protein MHFDKVGFIGLGLIGGSIARKMKENNPKVSIIATAGHQQTIEDAFGLGLIDNNELLELNSFKDCDVIFLCAPVNKNIEYLTQLKDIIKDDCIITDVGSTKTQIHEKVIELGLERNFIGGHPMTGSEKTGILNSDKQLLENAYYIITPTAATTEENQNDFKQFVLSLGSIALILDYREHDHATAAISHLPHMIAYSLVNLIEHIDSEKETMKTIAAGGFRDVTRIAASSPVMWENICESNKTQLLSLMDQYEANFHKLREIIADGSSQKMIDYFQDSKNYRDSLTLPGAKIRKDFHEIFVDIADEAGGIAVLASLLAFNGINIKNIGIINNREFEEGVLRIEFYDEDALESAISVLKERNYTIHRR; encoded by the coding sequence ATGCATTTTGATAAAGTTGGCTTTATAGGGCTCGGTCTGATTGGCGGCTCGATAGCCAGAAAAATGAAAGAAAATAATCCAAAGGTCTCAATTATCGCAACAGCCGGGCATCAACAGACCATAGAGGATGCCTTTGGGCTTGGCCTGATAGATAATAATGAGCTTTTAGAGCTTAACTCTTTTAAAGACTGCGACGTAATCTTTCTGTGTGCACCGGTAAACAAAAATATCGAATACCTCACACAGCTTAAGGATATCATAAAGGATGACTGTATCATCACAGATGTAGGCAGCACCAAAACCCAGATTCATGAAAAGGTCATAGAGCTTGGTCTTGAGCGCAATTTCATCGGCGGTCATCCTATGACCGGCTCTGAAAAAACGGGCATACTCAATTCAGACAAGCAGCTTTTGGAGAACGCCTACTATATTATCACTCCTACTGCTGCAACTACTGAAGAAAATCAGAATGATTTCAAACAGTTTGTACTTTCACTGGGCTCGATAGCTCTCATTTTAGACTATAGGGAGCACGATCATGCTACCGCAGCCATCAGCCACCTGCCACATATGATTGCATACTCTCTTGTCAATCTGATTGAGCATATTGATTCCGAAAAAGAGACCATGAAAACTATCGCTGCCGGAGGCTTCCGCGATGTGACACGTATCGCTGCAAGCTCCCCTGTCATGTGGGAAAACATATGTGAGTCCAACAAAACACAGCTACTCTCACTCATGGACCAGTATGAAGCCAATTTCCATAAGCTTCGCGAAATAATTGCAGATGGCAGTTCTCAAAAGATGATTGATTATTTCCAGGATTCAAAGAATTACAGGGATTCACTCACACTGCCCGGTGCCAAAATCCGCAAGGATTTCCACGAGATATTTGTCGATATTGCCGATGAGGCAGGCGGTATTGCAGTGCTTGCAAGCCTTTTAGCCTTCAACGGCATCAACATCAAGAATATCGGCATCATAAACAACCGTGAGTTTGAGGAGGGTGTACTGCGCATAGAGTTCTATGACGAAGATGCTCTTGAATCGGCTATCAGCGTACTTAAAGAAAGAAACTATACTATTCACCGCAGATGA
- a CDS encoding PilZ domain-containing protein codes for MEEKRRHKRLDIDVSVQLERLDEDGVTTLKYCHVDVTDISRSGIGFNAKVPLDIHTYYDTKIQIWTKEVVDAVVEIVRRTDSEEGVYHYGAVFIGMTDTDALKIDIYQIFNDL; via the coding sequence ATGGAAGAAAAGAGAAGACATAAAAGACTTGACATTGATGTATCGGTACAGTTAGAGCGGCTGGATGAGGACGGAGTGACAACACTTAAGTATTGTCATGTGGATGTCACAGATATTTCCAGAAGCGGTATAGGATTTAATGCAAAGGTACCTCTTGATATACATACATATTATGACACCAAGATCCAAATTTGGACCAAGGAGGTTGTGGATGCGGTTGTCGAGATTGTACGAAGAACAGACAGTGAAGAAGGAGTATATCACTATGGTGCTGTGTTTATCGGTATGACAGACACTGATGCACTCAAGATTGATATTTATCAGATTTTCAATGATTTATAA
- a CDS encoding InlB B-repeat-containing protein has product MKSRIALIILLTLIFTNTHVFASEIKEAEAASFASGPSLNTLVDNMSESDGVSYIYYNLGGAANNINNYGYITPKQKFMGLREPHKYGYKFDGWYLDEHFSKKADVLTYEKANGYVVYAKWVRTINNEYSVEHYNYRSNKKAHTLALKDCDYDFIDEIDIPGMPETKENDFLNNYIFSEAQCPQGICITDEYVLITSYSDDKGSLGELMVFDREDGEYLVTLGMDANSHLGGIAFDGENVWVCNSYDTTVERISYDFISLMATANSKQVIDATGVVDVFDVGNKPSCITFYGGRLWIATHNILFKSKMVAYYYDKKDDRLTSLSTYTIPARVQGVTFDASGKVYLSTSYGRNESSYIKCYKSLIALSSRPNSPDITIEMPPGSEELDSVDKSLYVIFESAGEKYLEGTDGKGNSPAPIDKILRINTDSFKN; this is encoded by the coding sequence TTGAAGAGTAGAATAGCATTAATTATATTACTTACATTGATTTTTACCAATACTCATGTGTTTGCATCGGAGATAAAAGAGGCAGAAGCTGCCTCTTTTGCTTCCGGGCCATCACTAAATACACTGGTTGACAATATGTCAGAAAGTGATGGTGTTTCATATATTTACTATAATCTGGGTGGTGCGGCAAACAATATCAATAATTATGGATACATCACGCCAAAGCAGAAATTCATGGGACTAAGAGAACCGCACAAATACGGTTATAAATTTGATGGCTGGTATCTGGATGAGCATTTTTCAAAAAAGGCGGATGTTCTGACATACGAAAAAGCAAATGGATATGTGGTATATGCCAAATGGGTCAGGACGATTAACAATGAATACAGCGTAGAGCATTACAATTACAGGAGTAATAAAAAAGCGCATACACTGGCGCTTAAGGATTGCGATTACGATTTTATAGATGAAATAGATATTCCGGGCATGCCGGAGACGAAGGAAAATGATTTTCTCAATAATTATATTTTCAGTGAGGCACAGTGTCCTCAGGGAATTTGTATCACGGATGAATACGTGCTTATCACAAGCTATTCTGATGACAAGGGCTCACTCGGGGAGCTTATGGTATTTGACAGGGAGGACGGAGAGTACCTTGTGACACTTGGCATGGATGCAAACAGTCACCTGGGAGGAATTGCCTTTGACGGGGAAAATGTATGGGTGTGCAATTCCTACGACACAACTGTGGAGCGCATCTCGTATGATTTTATCTCTCTAATGGCCACTGCGAATTCCAAGCAGGTCATCGATGCGACAGGTGTGGTAGATGTGTTTGATGTGGGAAACAAGCCGTCATGCATCACATTCTATGGAGGCAGGCTGTGGATAGCCACTCATAATATCCTTTTTAAGTCAAAGATGGTAGCATATTATTATGACAAAAAGGACGACAGGCTCACAAGCCTGAGCACATATACGATACCTGCCAGAGTGCAGGGCGTTACATTTGATGCCTCAGGAAAGGTATATCTGAGTACCTCCTATGGCAGGAATGAGTCATCGTATATCAAGTGCTACAAATCACTCATAGCTCTGTCGTCAAGGCCAAACAGCCCCGACATCACAATAGAGATGCCGCCGGGCTCAGAGGAGCTTGACAGTGTGGATAAAAGCTTGTATGTCATTTTTGAATCTGCGGGAGAGAAGTACCTTGAGGGTACGGATGGCAAGGGAAACTCGCCTGCACCGATAGACAAGATACTTCGCATAAATACAGATTCATTTAAAAATTAA
- the aroA gene encoding 3-phosphoshikimate 1-carboxyvinyltransferase has protein sequence MIYKVKKVNHPHDIVTSVPGSKSITNRALLIAALASGRSVLKGCLFSDDSRHFIDALIRLGFPVLVDEDKREITITGFGGRIPKNEAEIDVGSAGTAARFLTAFLGLSKGRYHIVSSEQMKKRPMKDLLVSLEKLGAHIEYDENEYHFPFTIGNTGEYADTVDINVDKSSQFLSALLISAIVMEKNFTINVTGTHGMAYVEMTRLMMKQFGLDVMQDKKNNSFIIPKKAAYESLDYDIEPDVSAACYFYAMSPLLHVKSKVMGVHQNSLQGDVAFLDVLADMGCTISDEADGIVCMPPKNAHIHGGSWDLSTFSDQALTLAAIAPFAKEPVGIEGISHIRLQECDRINAIEENLAELGVRVEETENGLRIYPAECIKPCKIKTYDDHRVAMSFTLPGLKAEGVEIIDPYCCRKTFENFYEVLEESVY, from the coding sequence ATGATTTATAAAGTAAAAAAAGTAAATCATCCACATGATATAGTAACCAGTGTACCTGGCTCAAAGAGTATCACAAACAGGGCCCTTTTAATCGCTGCACTCGCAAGCGGGCGCAGCGTTTTAAAAGGGTGTCTTTTTAGTGATGATTCGAGACATTTTATAGATGCACTGATTCGTCTTGGATTTCCGGTTTTGGTGGATGAGGATAAAAGAGAAATAACAATAACAGGCTTTGGAGGCAGGATACCAAAGAATGAAGCTGAGATAGATGTGGGAAGTGCAGGTACCGCTGCACGTTTTCTTACAGCTTTTCTTGGACTGTCAAAGGGCAGATACCATATAGTGTCTTCTGAGCAGATGAAGAAGCGTCCTATGAAGGATCTGCTTGTATCGCTTGAAAAGCTGGGTGCCCATATTGAGTATGATGAGAACGAATATCATTTTCCTTTTACCATCGGAAATACAGGGGAGTATGCTGATACTGTTGATATAAACGTAGACAAGAGCAGCCAGTTTTTGAGTGCCCTTCTTATCTCGGCGATAGTGATGGAAAAGAACTTTACGATTAATGTCACAGGAACGCATGGTATGGCATATGTTGAGATGACGCGTCTTATGATGAAGCAGTTTGGGCTTGATGTGATGCAGGATAAAAAGAATAACAGCTTTATTATCCCTAAGAAAGCGGCGTATGAAAGCTTAGACTATGATATAGAGCCGGATGTGTCGGCTGCATGCTATTTTTATGCAATGAGCCCGCTTTTACATGTTAAGTCAAAGGTGATGGGGGTGCACCAAAACAGCTTGCAGGGAGATGTGGCATTTCTTGATGTGCTTGCGGATATGGGCTGCACAATTTCCGACGAGGCAGACGGCATAGTGTGTATGCCACCAAAGAATGCTCATATACATGGCGGAAGCTGGGATTTGTCAACATTCTCAGATCAGGCGCTGACTCTTGCTGCGATTGCACCGTTTGCAAAGGAGCCTGTAGGGATAGAAGGCATTTCGCATATCCGTCTGCAGGAGTGTGACAGGATAAACGCCATCGAGGAAAACCTGGCGGAATTAGGTGTGAGGGTTGAAGAAACTGAAAATGGCTTAAGGATTTATCCGGCAGAGTGTATTAAGCCTTGTAAAATTAAAACGTATGACGATCATCGCGTAGCCATGTCTTTTACTTTGCCGGGGCTTAAGGCAGAGGGTGTTGAGATAATAGACCCTTATTGCTGCCGCAAGACTTTTGAGAATTTCTATGAGGTACTTGAGGAGAGCGTATATTAA
- the pheS gene encoding phenylalanine--tRNA ligase subunit alpha, which produces MRDKIQQIREKALAEIDKADGLEKLNDVRAAILGKKGELTAVLKGMKDVAPDERPKVGQWVNETREAVEKLLDEKVKKFEAEALKRKYESEKIDVTMPAKRSKKGNLHPVTQVKDQLSEIFTSMGFEVYEGTEIENDYYNFTALNTPKDHPARDMQDTFYLSPEFLLRTQTSAGQIHVMEAKKPPIKVVSPGKVFRSDDDATHSPMFTQMEGLVVDKGITLCDLKGMLDQLVKKMFGKNVTTRLRPSYFPFTEPSVEVDVSCFQCHGKGCSLCKGTGWIEVLGAGVVNKKVLEGCGIDTNEYSGFAFGIGLERIAMLKYGINNIKLLFESDLRVLDQIDDN; this is translated from the coding sequence ATGAGAGACAAAATTCAACAGATCAGAGAAAAAGCACTTGCTGAAATTGATAAGGCTGACGGTCTTGAAAAATTAAATGATGTGCGTGCTGCAATTCTTGGAAAGAAGGGTGAGCTCACAGCAGTCTTAAAGGGCATGAAGGATGTTGCTCCTGATGAGAGACCAAAGGTAGGCCAGTGGGTCAATGAGACACGTGAGGCAGTTGAGAAGCTTCTTGATGAGAAGGTTAAGAAATTTGAGGCAGAGGCACTTAAGCGCAAGTATGAGAGCGAGAAAATAGATGTCACTATGCCTGCAAAGAGAAGCAAAAAGGGTAATCTTCATCCTGTAACACAGGTAAAGGACCAGCTCTCAGAGATTTTCACATCTATGGGCTTTGAGGTTTACGAGGGTACAGAAATCGAGAATGATTACTATAATTTTACAGCTTTAAATACTCCAAAGGATCATCCGGCCCGTGATATGCAGGATACGTTCTACTTATCACCTGAGTTCTTACTTCGTACACAGACCTCAGCAGGACAGATTCACGTTATGGAAGCAAAGAAGCCGCCTATCAAGGTTGTTTCACCGGGTAAAGTTTTCCGTTCGGATGATGATGCGACACATTCTCCTATGTTCACACAGATGGAGGGACTTGTGGTAGATAAGGGCATCACACTCTGCGATTTAAAGGGTATGCTTGACCAGCTTGTAAAGAAGATGTTCGGAAAGAATGTCACAACACGTCTTCGTCCTTCATACTTCCCATTTACAGAGCCGTCTGTAGAGGTTGATGTAAGCTGTTTCCAGTGCCATGGCAAGGGCTGCTCTTTATGCAAGGGCACAGGCTGGATTGAGGTGCTTGGTGCAGGCGTAGTAAATAAAAAGGTGCTTGAGGGCTGTGGCATAGACACAAATGAGTACAGTGGTTTTGCATTTGGTATCGGTCTTGAGCGTATTGCAATGCTCAAATACGGAATTAACAACATCAAGCTTTTATTCGAGTCAGACCTTAGGGTATTAGACCAGATTGATGACAACTAG
- the pheT gene encoding phenylalanine--tRNA ligase subunit beta: protein MLTPLSWLKDYVDIDVTPKELEEKLFSCGFEVEESYEVGKDISNVVVGLVEKCEPIPETHLSLCQVNAGAHGTFQICCGADNVKAGGKYPLALIGATVYATAKDHVTIEGVMEIKQGKLRGYDSYGMLCSGVELGLNEDLYPGAGYNGLLVLPEDAKAGDDVKPILGLDDWIFDIAITANRPDCQCIYGMAREVAAVLGKELKEPALDYTADDVKKENFKVSVLAQDICPRYTAHYVHDVKISESPAWMRKRLALVGIGSISNVVDITNFVLKELGQPMHAFDYSYLEGDEIVVRRANDGEKIVTLDEKEFELNSNNLVICDGKKPVALAGIMGGLNSEINDGTTEVMFESAKFARDNIRKSSRALGQSSDSSALYSKGVNEYTTAMAMKRALHLMEELGCGKVSSTHVEVTTGNSLEPKEMKVSIAKVNGVLGIEVPTEDIVRILTNLGFAPVVSGDELTLMIPAYREDMEDYPDVAEEVIRMYGYDHVIPAFMPTAQVTLGGLNLRQQTERKIKEVLCAAGAYEGIHYSFFSPADLDLLRFPEDAPERHAIRLINPINVDLSLMRTTLASEMLYAIARNQKKGILEGRIFELGNIFIAKELPLTEYPDERETLCAGVFGEDESFFTIKGLAETVADALDVKFTYKPAQKPFLHPYQTAEVFCDGQKIGYLGQVRYEICDELDMRVPAYVMELDLRVLSQWYGKDRVFTPISKFDDEKRDFAFVVDKDITCEQIENGIREACDYVSDVTLFDVYEGVQLPPNKKSMAYSVVFTPKDEELKTKKVEGFVKDILAHLKETAGITLRG, encoded by the coding sequence ATGTTAACACCACTTAGCTGGTTAAAAGATTATGTAGATATAGATGTAACACCAAAGGAGTTAGAGGAAAAATTATTCTCATGTGGTTTCGAGGTTGAGGAATCATATGAAGTGGGAAAGGATATTTCAAACGTAGTAGTCGGCCTTGTAGAAAAATGTGAGCCGATTCCTGAGACACACCTGAGCCTGTGTCAGGTAAATGCCGGAGCACATGGCACATTCCAGATCTGCTGTGGAGCGGACAATGTAAAGGCAGGGGGCAAATATCCTCTTGCACTTATCGGTGCCACAGTATATGCCACAGCAAAGGATCACGTTACAATAGAGGGCGTGATGGAGATAAAGCAGGGCAAGCTGCGTGGATATGATTCATATGGAATGTTATGCTCAGGCGTAGAGCTTGGCTTAAATGAAGACCTCTATCCGGGTGCAGGCTACAACGGACTTTTGGTTTTACCTGAGGATGCTAAGGCGGGAGATGATGTAAAACCTATCCTCGGCCTTGATGACTGGATTTTTGATATTGCAATAACAGCAAACAGACCTGACTGCCAGTGTATATATGGCATGGCAAGAGAGGTTGCTGCTGTTTTGGGAAAAGAGCTTAAGGAGCCTGCGCTTGACTATACTGCTGATGATGTGAAGAAGGAAAATTTCAAGGTATCTGTCCTGGCACAGGACATCTGCCCTCGCTACACAGCTCACTATGTACATGATGTAAAAATCTCCGAGTCACCTGCATGGATGAGAAAACGTCTTGCACTTGTCGGAATAGGCTCTATTTCAAATGTGGTAGACATCACTAACTTTGTTTTAAAAGAGCTCGGACAGCCAATGCATGCCTTTGATTACTCATACCTTGAGGGAGATGAGATTGTAGTAAGACGTGCAAACGATGGAGAGAAAATTGTCACACTTGATGAGAAGGAATTTGAGTTAAACAGCAATAACCTGGTTATCTGTGATGGAAAGAAGCCAGTTGCGCTCGCCGGTATCATGGGCGGCTTAAATTCTGAGATTAACGACGGCACCACTGAGGTGATGTTTGAGTCTGCAAAATTTGCAAGAGACAATATCAGAAAGAGCTCACGTGCGTTGGGACAGTCATCTGATTCGAGTGCACTTTACTCAAAGGGTGTAAACGAGTACACAACAGCCATGGCCATGAAGAGAGCGCTTCACCTGATGGAGGAGCTTGGCTGTGGTAAGGTTTCTTCAACTCACGTTGAGGTGACTACAGGAAATTCGCTTGAGCCAAAAGAGATGAAGGTTTCTATTGCAAAGGTTAATGGTGTGCTTGGAATAGAGGTTCCTACAGAGGATATCGTGAGAATACTCACAAATTTAGGCTTTGCACCGGTTGTAAGCGGTGATGAGCTGACACTCATGATTCCTGCATATCGTGAGGATATGGAGGATTATCCGGATGTGGCCGAGGAGGTTATCCGTATGTATGGCTATGATCATGTCATTCCTGCATTCATGCCTACGGCACAGGTTACACTCGGAGGACTCAACCTTAGACAGCAGACAGAACGCAAGATAAAAGAGGTGCTCTGTGCAGCAGGCGCGTATGAGGGAATACATTACTCATTCTTCTCACCTGCTGATCTTGATTTGCTCAGATTCCCGGAGGATGCACCTGAAAGACATGCTATCAGGCTTATAAACCCAATCAATGTTGACCTCTCGCTTATGAGAACAACACTTGCTTCTGAGATGCTTTATGCCATAGCAAGAAATCAGAAGAAGGGTATCCTGGAGGGAAGAATCTTTGAGCTGGGAAATATCTTTATCGCAAAGGAGCTTCCGCTTACAGAGTATCCGGATGAGAGAGAGACACTTTGTGCAGGCGTATTCGGTGAGGATGAATCGTTCTTTACTATAAAGGGACTGGCTGAGACTGTAGCAGATGCGCTTGATGTGAAGTTTACATACAAGCCGGCTCAAAAGCCATTCCTTCATCCATATCAGACAGCAGAGGTATTCTGTGACGGACAAAAAATCGGATATCTCGGTCAGGTAAGATATGAGATATGCGATGAGCTTGACATGAGAGTACCGGCATATGTGATGGAGCTTGACTTAAGAGTTCTTTCACAGTGGTATGGAAAGGACAGAGTATTTACTCCAATCTCAAAATTTGATGATGAGAAGAGAGATTTTGCTTTTGTTGTGGACAAGGATATCACATGTGAGCAGATTGAAAACGGTATCAGGGAAGCCTGTGATTATGTCTCAGATGTTACACTGTTTGATGTTTACGAGGGTGTACAGCTTCCTCCGAATAAGAAGAGCATGGCGTACAGTGTAGTATTTACACCAAAGGATGAGGAGCTTAAGACTAAGAAGGTCGAGGGCTTTGTAAAGGATATACTTGCTCATCTTAAAGAGACTGCAGGTATCACACTTCGTGGTTAG
- a CDS encoding elongation factor G: MNVYTTEKIRNVVLLGHSGCGKTSLVEAMAYLAGQTTRMGTVADGSTISDFDKEEIKRQFSIHTSVVPIEWDNVKINILDTPGFFDFVGEVEEAVSAADAAIIVVSGKAGIQTGTKRAWEICEKYKLPRMIFVTDMDIDNASFKDVVLKLQELYGKKIAPFHLPIRENEKFVGYVNVIQQRAKRWNESGGVDKFDVPEYSKENLGICREALVEAVAETSEEFMDRYFGGEEFSDDEIRAALRANVLEGSIVPVLMGSNILARGMYTLMADIVKYLPSPEKRSCTGINTKTNEVYNADYDFAKSKSAYVFKSIVDPYIGKYSLIKVNSGVLKTDDVLYNYHRDCDEKIGKLYVMRGSKVEEVKELHAGDIGALAKLTKTLTTDSLSTRNMPVTYLRTSISKPYVAMRYKAKKKGDEDKISQSLQKLLMEDLTLNSVNDSENGQTVLYGIGDMQLEVVASELLEKYKVEIELMRPKVAFKETIRKKSDVEYKYKKQSGGHGQYGHVKMTFEPSGDMDTPYVFEQTVVGGAVPKNFFPAVEKGIAESVKKGPLAAYPVTGIKAVLYDGSYHPVDSSEMAFKVATQQAFKKGIMEAKPVLLEPIATLKVVVPEGYTGDVMGELNKRRARVMGMNPTDNGYQEIVADIPYLELYGYNATLRSMTSGSGTFSYEFARYEQAPDDVAAKQIEERASKLVEVEE, encoded by the coding sequence ATGAATGTTTACACTACTGAGAAGATTCGAAACGTCGTGCTTTTAGGCCATAGCGGCTGTGGCAAGACATCACTCGTGGAAGCTATGGCATATCTGGCAGGACAGACTACCAGAATGGGCACTGTAGCGGATGGCAGCACTATCAGCGATTTTGACAAAGAAGAGATAAAGCGTCAGTTCTCTATACATACATCGGTTGTACCGATTGAGTGGGATAATGTCAAAATAAATATTCTCGATACTCCTGGTTTTTTTGATTTTGTGGGAGAGGTTGAAGAAGCTGTATCGGCTGCAGATGCTGCAATCATCGTGGTTTCAGGCAAGGCAGGCATACAGACAGGCACAAAAAGAGCATGGGAGATATGCGAGAAATACAAGCTGCCGAGGATGATTTTCGTGACGGACATGGATATCGACAATGCAAGCTTCAAGGATGTGGTGCTAAAGCTGCAGGAGCTTTACGGCAAGAAAATAGCTCCATTCCATCTGCCAATCAGAGAGAATGAGAAGTTTGTGGGCTATGTCAATGTCATTCAGCAGAGGGCAAAGAGATGGAATGAAAGCGGAGGCGTGGATAAGTTTGATGTGCCTGAGTACTCAAAGGAGAACCTGGGAATATGTCGTGAGGCTTTAGTTGAAGCTGTAGCTGAGACAAGTGAGGAGTTCATGGACAGATATTTCGGCGGAGAGGAGTTTTCTGATGATGAAATCAGGGCTGCGCTTCGTGCAAACGTGCTTGAGGGCTCTATTGTACCGGTGCTCATGGGCTCAAATATTCTCGCAAGGGGCATGTATACACTTATGGCTGATATTGTGAAATACCTGCCAAGTCCTGAGAAGAGAAGCTGTACCGGTATTAACACCAAGACAAATGAGGTGTATAATGCTGATTATGATTTTGCAAAATCAAAGAGCGCTTATGTGTTCAAGTCTATAGTTGACCCGTACATCGGTAAATATTCACTGATCAAGGTTAATTCAGGCGTACTAAAGACAGATGATGTACTTTACAATTATCACAGGGACTGCGATGAAAAAATCGGTAAGCTCTATGTGATGAGAGGCAGTAAGGTGGAGGAAGTGAAGGAGCTTCATGCAGGTGATATCGGAGCGCTTGCAAAGCTTACAAAGACTCTTACGACAGATTCGCTTTCCACCAGAAATATGCCGGTTACATATCTTAGAACAAGCATATCAAAGCCGTATGTGGCAATGCGCTACAAGGCAAAGAAAAAGGGCGATGAGGACAAGATTTCCCAGTCTTTACAGAAACTGTTAATGGAGGATCTGACATTAAACAGTGTAAATGACAGTGAAAATGGACAGACTGTACTATATGGTATCGGTGATATGCAGCTTGAGGTAGTGGCAAGTGAGCTTCTTGAAAAGTACAAGGTGGAGATAGAGCTTATGCGTCCAAAGGTAGCCTTTAAGGAGACTATCAGGAAAAAATCTGACGTAGAGTATAAGTACAAGAAGCAGTCGGGCGGACACGGACAGTACGGACATGTCAAGATGACCTTTGAGCCGTCAGGTGATATGGATACGCCATATGTATTTGAGCAGACGGTCGTAGGAGGAGCTGTACCGAAGAACTTCTTCCCGGCTGTTGAAAAGGGTATTGCAGAGTCCGTGAAAAAGGGACCTCTTGCAGCCTATCCTGTGACGGGGATAAAGGCTGTACTGTATGACGGCTCTTATCATCCGGTTGATTCATCTGAGATGGCCTTTAAGGTGGCAACACAGCAGGCATTTAAAAAGGGCATTATGGAGGCAAAGCCTGTGCTTCTTGAGCCAATTGCCACTCTTAAGGTAGTGGTGCCTGAGGGCTATACAGGTGATGTGATGGGTGAGCTTAACAAGAGACGTGCGCGGGTGATGGGCATGAACCCGACAGACAATGGATATCAGGAGATAGTTGCGGATATTCCTTATCTGGAGCTTTATGGATACAATGCCACACTTCGCTCAATGACGAGCGGAAGCGGCACATTCTCATATGAGTTTGCCAGATATGAGCAGGCACCGGATGATGTGGCTGCAAAACAGATAGAAGAAAGGGCAAGCAAGCTTGTTGAAGTTGAAGAGTAG